The following proteins are co-located in the Leptolyngbya sp. SIO1E4 genome:
- a CDS encoding pentapeptide repeat-containing protein: MKAFFESVPMTTNRIWKRCIGGAIAVMSIAIASCASPQADSSEDAIAKAIAGECLDCELAGADLTGQSLKAAKLNRSNLSGAQLSGADLSGAFLDSADLQGANLSDAILTKAALTAANLEGANLTGADLSEAYLRGANLTGTDLSNANLTGANLTNTDLATTILDGATLEGASLPDGFAVPE, encoded by the coding sequence ATGAAAGCATTCTTTGAATCTGTGCCCATGACAACAAATCGCATTTGGAAAAGGTGTATTGGGGGTGCGATCGCCGTGATGAGTATCGCGATCGCCAGCTGCGCCTCGCCCCAAGCTGACTCGTCGGAGGACGCGATCGCCAAAGCGATTGCTGGAGAATGCCTGGACTGTGAGTTGGCCGGGGCCGATTTGACGGGGCAAAGCCTCAAAGCGGCGAAGCTCAATCGCTCTAATTTAAGTGGGGCTCAGCTATCTGGAGCGGATTTGAGTGGGGCATTCCTCGACAGCGCTGATTTGCAAGGGGCCAACCTCTCCGATGCCATTCTGACTAAAGCTGCCCTCACCGCCGCCAATCTGGAAGGGGCTAATCTGACAGGGGCCGACCTGAGTGAGGCCTATCTGCGGGGCGCGAACCTTACGGGCACTGACCTGAGCAATGCCAACCTGACCGGCGCCAATTTAACCAATACCGACCTTGCAACCACCATTCTGGATGGGGCTACGTTAGAGGGCGCTTCGCTGCCCGATGGGTTTGCAGTGCCTGAGTAA